The Balaenoptera acutorostrata chromosome 11, mBalAcu1.1, whole genome shotgun sequence genome segment AAGGAAACTATCAAGGACTACTGAGGCCATGTCAAAAGGTACCGACCTGAAAAGCTCCCAACTGGCCaaagatgagaacatttaagcaACAGTAAGACCTATGACTTCaatggaaacaaatattttaaatcaccaGTTCGTGAtgacactaaaaacaaacaaataaaccaaaacctCAGTCGCCTTTGTAGGATGATAGGGAATaatctcattattttgaaaaatggcaaataaatggaaagaatcaAGTATTTTTCCTGCCTTTCCTCTTCAAATTAAACATCTTGGTAACCAAATAGATAATAGGGGAAgtttctctttaaagaaaaaatctaGCTAATACATGAAGTTTGACAGGATTGGAATACTGGCATTTTTCAACCTCTAATCAATTTGGATTTGGACAATGATCAACAATAGCTGTTAACATCACAAGAAGAGAGATAACCACCGTTATGTGTGTCTTTTAACAGAAGGATTTTGGGGGAAACAAATGATTCTAGTCTTTAGATGGAACTCTCATAGGAAATTCACAGGAACAGTAGAACGTGTGAACTCCATAAGAGGCTACCTGGAAAATCTAGACAGGAAAACCCTACAGGACAAAGGACCTGGATTCTCCAGTTTTGAAGACTGCAGGAGAGGGGACTTACCTGGTGTTCCAGTAGTAAAGAATctaccttacaatgcaggggatgagggttcgattcctggtcggggaactaagatcgcacatgtcgtggggcaactaagcccatgcgccacaactactgagctctcgtgcctcaacaagagagcccgcatgctgcaaactacagagcccacgcgccctggagcctgcgtgccacaactagagagagaaaaaacccgcacgccacaactagagagagaaaacctgcacgccgcaaccagagagaagcctgcgcgccacaacaaaaagatcccgtgtgcctcaacgaagatcccgcatgctgcaactaagacccgacgcagccaaaattaaataaaaataaataaataaataaaaaataaatctttagaagaaaaaaattgagggGTAACCTGTAGATTATGAGACTTGAGAGTTGTATCAATCAGCTGCAGTGGAtggacattattattttttttttttttttaatttatttatttatttatttgtttattatttttgtctgtattgggtcttcggttcgtgcgagggctttctccagttgcggcaagcgggggccactcttcatcgcggtgcggggaccgctcttcatcgcggtgcgcgggcctctctccaccgcggcccctcccgctgcggggcacaggctccagacgcgcaggctcagcaattgtggctcacgggcccagtcgctccgtggcatgtgggatcttcccagaccagggctcgaacccgtgtcccctgcattagcaggcagattctcaaccactgcgccaccagggaagcccggatggACATTATTTAAACCCTGATTTAacaagctgttttttttaaaaaattcgcAGACAATTGGGGAAATCTCAACACTGGCTAATGTTATATGATATTAAGAAttactgtccattttttaaagtgtgataaTAGTACTATATTTTTGAAGTCCTTATCTTCTAGAGCTACaaactgaaatattttccataataaaaagttaatttaaaaaaatctaatgtaACTTTCTTATGCCTTTTTCCAGAAAAAATTCTGCTGTTCTGAGCTGATgggacagatttttatttttatttatttatttattgagattagcatttcttttattatttctaaaaaatatttatttatttatttggttgcgctgggtcttagttgcggccggtgggctccttagttgcagctcgctggctccttagttgtggcacgtgggctccttagttgtggcacgtgggttccttagttgtggcatgcgaactcttagttgtggcatgcacgtgggatctagttccctgaccagggatcgaacctgggcccccctgcattgggagcacggagtcttaccaactgcaccaccagggaagtcccgggacaGATTTTTAAATAGAGTCTGACTTGGTTAATTATCTAAGGAGCAATTAGCTTGAACTCTGGCCTCAGTCTGCCAGAGTCTGAATCCTAGTTTATTagtggtgtgaccttggacaaatcacctAACCTGTGACTCatcttcttcatctgcaaaacggTGACAATAATAGTACCCACACAGACCTGTGTGACCAGATTTATCTTGATCTGTTTTATCTGTATATCATGATCaaaatttaagatgtacaataCCTGGGTGCCTCCTCCATAATTTGGATCTTACCAAACGTATCAGAGATGGAAAAAGGCAGTAAAATACAGAAAAGGCCTCTGCTGGAACACTCATcagttctttttaattaatttaatttaattcacttCCACTGACCTGGAATCTCTTACATCAAAGATAAATGGCTGAGGGCAGGCTTCTAGTGGTTCTTGAACTTGATCATGTGGCAGAATACTTGGAAGTCACCATAAAATTCTGATATACTAAGCTGatgataaaaaatgttttctgctaAATCTGATACTACCTTTCATTGAGTTCTGACGTGGCTGAACACTTGCAAATGCCAAAGACTTAAGACAAAATTGCATAAGAAAAAACTCATTGTGAGAAAATTCTATGCATTAGTAAGCTTTCTCCCACAAATTGAGAAatcaccactattattttatCAATGAAACCCCACGTTCCCCAGGAACGTGGCTTGAGAGCCAGTGTGTTAGGAATACCCTGCCTCCTGTGTAAAAGAGACCCCTGCATTAGTCCTGTGCTATTCCTGCCCAGGGCTTTCCCAAGCTCGACAGACCAATAAAGACAATGTgataccaaaaaaaccccaaaaaagccCAAATGGGTCCCCGGAACGGTCACCACAACATAAAACACTATTCAACAAGCTGGTCCAAAGAGTAAACACACTCTTAGCCCTGCTGCTCCCcggtcccctccctcctcttaGATGAGAACCGTAAGTGTGACGGGTTCTGGCGCTAGGCATCGACAGGCTGTTAggagaaagaaggcaggaaaacacTAGCCCCTCAGGTGGTCCGGCACTCTGGACTGCGAGGTAGGAGCCagagaaggcaggaagaaaggtACCTCCAGAGTTGCATCTTCGAGCAATCTCCCAGTACACGAGCCCAAGGGCATAGATATCAGCACACTTAAAGGAGTCGAAGTGCTTCATGTTGATGGTTTCATCAAGTACTTCGGGGGCCATGTATCTGCAACAGCAAAGGAAATGTGATCACGCATAGAAAACGATGACTTCTTTCTGGACTCAAAGTACTGATTCAAGGGCCCCCTGAATGTGGGACAGCATCACCCCAAGACAGCCCCTTGGGGAGGAGGAAGTGATGGATTCTTATTATTGCAAACTCCCATGCTTTGGATTCGAATCTAAACACCTTAGCAAGGTTTGGTAATACTAGCCTACTCTTATTTCTACCTCTATTTTTTAACTGCCAAGATTTATTTTAAGCATGTTTTGATTTCTTGGCAGAGGTATGTGTACTGTAGGCCACAGAGCAGGAACAGTACATAATATCTGGTTGCTACTGGGGGCTTGGACTTTATTCAATGCAGCCAATAATGGGTTGAGCTTAAATTTCAGTCTGAACTTCTTCTGTTATCTTACCCGTGCAGGTAAGTGAGAATTAATTCTAGGTAGTCATCAGAGTCCCACTCAGTTAGTTCATGAGTACTGCTTGagccactccccactccccacagaAGGCAAATCAGCTCACCTCAGGCCTCACACTTTGGGGCCTGGGTGGCTGCAATCATTCAGGtcaaaaggaaggggaaaaaaagcagcagcacaATTAGTGAAATTCACTGAGACTCAGCAGAGAAACAGCCCTCCTCTTCCATCCTATGAAAAGTTGCACTTCCAGCTCGTGAAGTCGATCTGGAGTCACAGTCAATCTgttccttatttcctttttttttttgccatgccatgtggcctgtgggatcttagttccccgaccagggattgaacccaggccctcggcagtgagtgctcggagtcttaaccattagACCAGGGTATGCCATGTTCCTTATTTCTTACTTCACTTCTCTACGACGCGGGAAGGAGGCCCATAATCCTTACGGGGGTCCCTCATCTCCACCCTGGACGACCTCTGCTCTAGCTTGGCAAACCTGCTCTCTACACCCTAAGCAAAACACGCTTTCTGCCTCCTCTGGGGTCCTGCACAGGCCACCCCTTCAGACTGCAAcattttccctctcccccagccaagCCTGGTGCCTGTCTCCCTTCTAAATCTTGCTCCAGGCTCTCCTTCTCCATGGCCTCCCCTGCCCAATGCACCAGCACCTATGGGTACAGGGTCCTCTGGAGCTGTGCCGCTGGCACCTGTATCTGCGCGATGCAACCTGTGTGGCTTTCCAGTGTGGGGAGCAGGTGTTCAATTCAACTGCCAGCTGTCAGAGTAAGGACCACACCGCCTTCTGCTGGGCAGATGGGCAAGGGCTACTCAGTACAAGTGTCGGGCAAGGGCGAAGGCCCAGGGCCTTCCTACCGTTTGGTTCCCACCCTCTGGTTGGGGGCAATGTCAATGGTGTCCGTGACTGCATCGTGACGGACAGCCAGGCCCAGGTCTGCGATGGCACACATGCCATTTTTCTTCACCAAGATGTTCTTTGACTTCAAGTCTCGATGAGCAATTCCAGGCTTCcctagcagagaaaaaaaaaaaccagggatCTTTGAAGAAAGACAGTACAAGCGTTAAAAGCATAGTCTCTGCAGCCAGACGTATGGGTTCGAGTCCTCGTTTTGCTCCCCACTAACCCAGTAACCCTGGAAATGCAACTTAACCTGTCTATGCATTGGtcttctcatccataaaatgagactAAACACCAGTACTTACGTCATGGgaatgttgtaaggattaaatgtatTGTATTAACTTAGGTAAGTCAAGAGCTTAGAAGGGCATGCGTATGAGCTAATATTACTATATTTACACTACTCCTGCTCGCCTTCGCTGAACTAATAAGCTCCCGTATAGAATTGCTGAGGACTTCAGAGAGAAGCTGCTGCGCTAGCTAGGTTCTCAGAACCAAACGGGGGAGGTAAGGACTGCTACTTTCCCTGGAGAGCCTAGCAACAGGGGTCAAACCTTCGTGGCTGGTTTTCTGTCACGGCCAGCAAGAGCTGCTGCCTGGTCGACCAGGCACCAGGAAGCAATGTGCCACCTGCCAAGCCCCAGGAGCTCCCAAAGAGCTGATGTCAGTCAACAAGCAAGGGTGCCCGAGGTCGTCTTCCTCCAGGAGGGCCCTCCTAGATTAGTAGGGCCCAGTGTCTGACCCATCAAGCTGACCCAATGATGAGCGTGTGAACTCACTGAACTGATGCTCGGCACAGTAGGTCATGcgattttctcagtcccttcctttACCAGCGAACCGTGGGCATCTGAGATGACCACTCAGTTAACGCCAGCTCCCCAACCAACAACCATGCCAGTCCATCGGGGACAAACAACCAACATTTCCGTCAGGAGTTACCCCGAGGAGCTCTGAAGGCAGAGGCACCTCTTGTTCTCGCTGGAGTGAGGCCCAAGCTCCTCTCGCTTAGACCAGACCCCGGTCCCTGAGGCCCAGATCCAGCATCCTCAGTGAGAAGGAGTTCTGGGAGCTCGGTGGGGATGGGACAGGTCCACTCACCTTGGGTGCCCACAATCTCCATGTGCAGGTGCGCCAGACCGCTCGCAGCAGACAAGGCCAGCTTAATCATCCCCTCGATGGTCACCGTGTACCGGTTTAGATAGTCAAACAGGGAGCCGTGCTCATGATAGTCCGAGACAAGCCACAGCTGTGTCCAGGTGCCGTTATCTGCAGAGAACCACAGAGGAGTTCCAGAAAAGGCACAACTACCAGCAAAAAGGTCAAGGTAGGAAAGGAAGAGTATGTGTGCGACACAAACCCCAGTTAGACCCCTGTACTCCCCGCTCCCCGCCCCTACGCCTCCTGAGGCCCCTCTGTGCCCGTCTCATCCACCACCATCCACGGCTTTAGGCTCCAGGAAGGACAGAACAGGCTTTCTTTCTTAGACCTGCTCCCTTACTTCCCGTAGGTAGGATTCTGAGCCGCACTCCCTGATTACACCCAAATTTGAAATGCGAGGCACCCCGAAGAGGAAGCACATGCTTAGGCAAAGTGACAGGATCATCTGTTTCTTTTGCAACACTGCTTCTGATCCTGACAAGACCCGCTCGTCAAAACCATGACTGGCTGCACCCACCCCTGCCAAGGAGGCTTCGCAggccctcctctgtgctccaagACCCTTCGAGCACAGCCCAACCTGAGCACCAGGCTCATTTGTAGCGGGTCCTTGAAGTCCATTACTCTTACCAGGCTATGAGCTCTCTGTGAGAGGAGGAAAGAGCTCCTTTGTGCATTATTGTGTTCCAGGCCAAAAATGCTTTTCAACGCATGAAGAGCACACTTACAAGTATTCCAGAGAGGAATCTTATCATCTTATCCTCAGAAGAGCAATGGGAGGTGGCGAGCACACACTTTCATACTAGCTGAGAGGGGGATGCAGGGTAAAGCGGGAAGGAGgagtgggaagaagggagggagaaaaaggaaaaccaaaagctGGTAATCTAATTAGCTTGTGCTGTTGTCAGTAAGAAGACTGGAAATTGGATTGAGATCTCCCAAATTCCAAGCTGGCCCTAGCTCCAGGACACTATACTATCCACGTCACGTTCAAAAGACAAGAACAAAGGAGTCCGATCTTCCTCCTCCCCTGGCCCTCGCGTGGGTTTCAACAGCCAGATCCTACTCACACAAGCTGCCAGAATCAATACAGGGAGCGGCTCCTGGAAAAGCACCAGCCTCTGTTTCCCTGATTACGAACGAGGGGTCCACCGAACACACCCCTTTACACTCAACTAGCCCTGACATCTTGAGGACCCTGCCCATAAGTTAGAAGGGAAGGCATCTTTTGaccctttaaaatatatgtcagATTTAAATGAATAATCAAAAGGTAATGCTGTTTTAAAAAGGCACAGCTTACTCAGAGGGAGTAAGgaattctctctttcccttcctcccttgcgTGAGAGGTCAAGTCTCTTCAGCCTAGGGGCAGCTGAGGCCACTACAAACCGCCATGGCAATGTAAGGAATGAGCAGCCTGCTGTTGTTttaggaaggaaaaacaaacacttaGCATCTTCCATAGCCTTTGCCAGCACCAACTTCTAAAAACTGCTGGACCATGGAGCAAACTGTGTCCTGACCGTCGGAGACACTCTTCTAAAATGTAAATGCCTTCACCCACGGTCTCTCTGACTTCAAGTGTGCTACCTGCCCAGGTGTCGGCTGTCCCCTCCTCCTGGGCGCTGTAAGGTCAGGGACTGTGTCTTGTTCTTATGTGTGATGATTCCAGGACCAGACAGTAGCCAGTGAAtgttactgaataaatgaatgaaatttcgATTACTACCCACTCTCTATAATAAAATACAATCTTCTCAAAAAGGCCCTTCCTAATCTGGCCTCTGCCACCTCTCCACCCATGTCTTTGGCTGGAACATCCCAAGCTACCTGCAGGTTCCCAAAGACACTTCCCCTTGGCACATGTGTCTGGAGTGctcttttcattcgtttttctttctgaccAACTCCCTGCCACCTTCGCCTCAATCAAGCTCGGCTATGATATCCGTGGTCCCCATCTCACCCCCAATTTGTGCTCACCAGAACAGCTGTTGTTTGATTACTTCCTATAATCAGTCATTAGTTTGTCTCTTTGCTAGTCAGTGAGGTCCTTAAGAATGAGCACATGCCTGGGCGCACGAGAGAGACTCAAAAACTTCAGCAAAATcagcagagagagggaggaggaaataAGGAACCTCAGGTACAAGCGGACCAAAAGCTGAGCTTGAAGGCCACGGGGGAGCACCTGGGGGGAGGCAGGCCGTGTCTCTGCTGCGCCCGCTCCACTGCAATAGTGTGTATGATGCTGGCCTGTCACACAGTGTGGATCACATGCTTTTCCAGGGCCATCCTTTCCTGGCAGGGGTTGAAGCCACCCTTCTCCGTTCCAACCGGAATGAAGGTAAATTTACTGGAGCCCCTGCAGGCACTATCCTAGGGGTGGGTTTGGGAGTATCACAGAAGGGAAAGTGAGCAGGTAGGATGAGGGGTTATTTATCTGCTTAATAACTGCTTATTTACTTGCTTAATAACCTGGATTTCTGCACAAGCTCTTCATAGAAGAGAAGTTTGAAAATCATCGCCTTACTCAGATCCTCTTGCTATGGGTAATAACTATAAAGGCAAACAAAACTGTGCTGTCGCACAACCGTTCAGTTTCCGCAGCCACTCCTCCGTCTGGGACTACCGTTGGCGTTGGGACACCCTGTATCCAAACCCAGCCCTTTACCTTTATTGTCAGCAGCAATAAACCCAAGGATGTTTTCATGGCGCAGCATGACTGTCTGGTATATCTCTGCTTCCCGGAACCAAGACCGCTCTTCGCGAGAAGAGAATATTTTCACAGCCACATCACCACCCCTCCAGCGGCCGCGCCACACTTCTCCGAACCGGCCCTTGCCAATAATCTCCTGTAAAACGATGGTTCGGGCCACTGTGCGCTGGACAAAAAGGGGTAACCCTATGGaccaaagaatggaaagaaagcagACATTTGTGTATTTGCTGAACTTTgcaatgcccactctcactgccaCACTGGAAAAGCCCTTATCACAGTGCCTCCGCTCTACACTGGTCCACTGACCACGGAGAGCTCGGCTGGCCCTGCATCACGTCCAGGTAATCCTCCGGAGGTCTAAGCTGTGCAGCACTGAGAGTGAGCGAGCGAGGACAGGGAGATGTATACGATTAGCTCTTCCTCATCTAAGCAATTTCTCCTCCCAGTTAGTATGGACGACAGATCTGAATATAAATGTCTGACCGGATTTACTAACTCTTCAGCCAGCCTCCCGGGGGCCAATCCACCTACAGCTGCTTTATGTGGAAGAGGAAAGCGGGGGTTTGAGGGCTGGGAGCCGCCTCTGGCTGCGCCGCTCATTGGCCACTGGAGGGCAGTGCTGCGTGGCCTATGAAAGCCGACGTGTGGTCAGGGCCCACCAGGCTCCCACCTCTCTCCAGAGAGATCAAAGTTCTGCTCACTGGGAGCTCCAGATGCAGGACAGGGGACTACCCAGGCTCATTCTAAGATTACCTTTACTGTCTCTATAGGACTCGATTATCGCCTCATTTGACCCATGCAGTAAGtgtctccctgtctctcccatcacccccaccaTCGTGACCCTTaactctccccctctccctgacCAAACAAACAAACGTGTCATCAACCCCTAAGTTGTTTACTGTATGTTTAATACTATGCAGGAGGCACTTGCATAAATGATCTCATTTCCTCACAGCCACCTATACGGTAGGTGTTgtttttatgcccattttacaaatgagaaaactaagcatCAAAAGGGAAGGTTAAGTAACTCATTCGAATTCCTACAAGCTGTAAATGGCAAAGCATCTAGACTGACTCCAAGGTGTGTGCTTTCAACTCCCGCAGTACAGAGCCACCAAATGCTTCTCAATTTAGCCCCCTCCTCACCAGGTCCCCCCTCGCTGGCCCTCGTCCCGGCCCTCCTTTGGAAGACTTCCAGTGGGCCTCTGTGCCTCCCAGCTCACCCGCCTTGCCCTGCCCTCCTTAACAGGGGGCATAAAGCACAGCAGCCCAAGGCTTTCCCACCCTGGCCTGGGGACAGCATGCTGGCCTCTTGATCATTCCCTAATCACCCAGTGAGCGTTCATGCCTTTCTGTCCTTCTTTTGCTCAAGGGTTTTCCCTTGGCCTGGAATGTTCCCTGCCCTCTTACCACTCTCAAAACGTCCGACTCATGACCCCTTTAGACACGACCTCCTCTGTGAGACCCTTCTCCACAATCTCTTCTCTCCAATCCTGGCTCGGcctctttctcattttgttcaccCTGTATCACCCAGAGGGTATTCAACACATACTTGTTAGTGTGAACTGGAAGTCACACAAGCAGCAAGGACTTATTACTTTAAGTCCACAGAATTAAAACCCCAGCACCTTGGAAGCTTTGCATATTCTGAATTAAGAATGGACTAACCCATCCAGAGAGGAACAGTTATTAATCATTTTACTCCAGATGACTGGGTAACTGCCCTGGACCTGCTCTAACATCAGCTAATCCTGATCTTAAAAAAGACTCCAAAAAACCCGAGCAACCCTCCTCCAGCAGCAAGTCAAGTCACAGAGTCAGTCAGTTCTAACCACTGCCCTACCCTCTTTCAGCAAAGAACAAGCCATATATTTTCCCTCTTCCTAAAAATATGCAGCTTTTAAATATATCCATCATCTTGGCACTCTCTACTGCAGAGCTTAATAAAGGCAAAACCACAGAAACTCAGGAGATGTCAGAGCTCAAAGTATTCCTGTGCTCAAGAAGGGCTGTCTGGCCATGACTGATGGTATAATTTCCCTACAGAAGAGTCTTGTCACATGGCGAGAAAACATACATAAACACGCACAAAACTCTCACAAATACAATCCTGTCTGTCTTAGTTAGAATGGCAACAGTGACCTTTGtggatgatttttttctataggaACAGAATACCACCGTCACTAAAATAATTGTTTATCTTCATAAAAAGACTCTTCTGCAGTCATAGCCACATCTACTAGCTAGCTGAGCTCTACCCTGAGACTGAGACAACCCAACTCCCTTTATCCTAAATTCTAGTCTCAAGTCAAGGTCCACCTAAGAAAGGCTTGGTCACTAACAGGCAGCTCTGGAAGTGGTGCTGACGCCATGCTGGAGGCCCCAGCTGCCTTTAGTTCAACCGCCACCAAAAACCCTTGGGCAACTGGCACAAGTCAATGATTCACCCAACCCTGGCTCTCGGCTTTACTCGGTGTCCGTAAACTCCCCTTGCGGTTGCTCGCAGATCAATGATTAGCTGCCACCGCCTCACAGGAACCCGGCACACTCCTGTTTCTCAAAAGGGGCCCTGAAACTGAGTACTCCACTGCTCAGGTGGAACCAGGTGAACTTTAATAGCTGTACGGTTACGAGACTTGGAGACGCAGGGATTCTGGGATGGAGAGTTCTGCACCTGACCTTTGGAATTCCAGAGAGTGAAAGATTTTCTGTGAACCCCATTATCTTATCTTATTACGTGTTAGACTCCAAAAGAAGGGGAATTATGAAAGCAAATGGCCAGCCTTCTTCCTGAACACTCCATCCTGCTGGGAGGCAGTGATGAAGGCCAACAGCAGACACGAGGCCTGAAGAAGCGGTACCTGAGCCAGACCCCGACGTGGAGAGGTCGTAGACGAGATCCTGGAGCGTCTTGTCCTTGGAGAGACACATCTCACACGAGGGGTCCTCCATGTCCAGCCTCTGGCGGTTGTGATAGACGCGCTGATGATAGttaatgacaaggaaaacaatgatgatgatgagaaACAGGAGGAACACTGGGCCGGCAATAATGCCCACCAGCTCCACAGGGCCCCACATGGACGGGTGCTCAGGCTCCTTGAGGTGACCTGGGTCaggtgagagaggagagggaaagaacaGAGTAAAAATGAGGGAACGCCACGGCCTCATTTTTCCCCGGCTCCTCCCTCCAGGTGGAAACGcccttttcctctccctgtgatcAAGGTGCCCTTGATCTCTCTGGTCTTACTGGGCTTTGTATCTGCCTGGATGCTCTCAAATGCAaacctctcgggcttccctggtggcgcagtggttgagaatctgcctgctaatgcaggggacacgggttcgagccctggtctgggaagatcccacatgccgcggagcagctgggcccgtgagccacaactactgagactgcgcgtctggagcctgtgccccgcagcgggaggggccgcgatagtgaaagacccgcgcaccgcgatgaagagcggtccccgcaccgcgatgaagagtggcccccacttgccgcaactagagaaagccctcgcacgaaccgaagacccagcacagccaaaaataaataaataaataaaaattaaaaaaaaaaaaaaatgcaaacctctCTAGTTAAGGTACCCTTTGCAACAGCCAAACGCACACCCCGCTCTGTAATTTCACAGCATTTCATGGTGCTCTTCCCACCTCCACGCCCCAGGCACGTGCCATGTTCTGCTCCTCCACTTGTGACGGCCTCTTGAAGCTCAGCCcggtctctctcttcctcctctgatcTCCCCAGTCATACCTCCTAAATGGCGGACCTGCGAAGGGTGGTGTCTAATACTCCTCAGCCTTGATGGCCGTCCTTTCCAGCTCTAGGTCCTCTTCCCATTTTGCCATCACCATCACGCCAGAAGCTCCCTTCAGATGGCTTAGGGGCTGCCTCCTTCGGGATCAGCCCCAGGCCCTCCCGTAGGGATCCCTGCCTGGCTCTTCCGCACCTCACCAGCTGCCAATGGCTGCTCAGCCACGACCCAAATCGCAGCTTCCACCTCTGTGGCTCACTCGACAATCTGTTTCCCCCATCCTCGAATCTACAGACCGGACTTGGGAGGAATGCCATCCCATGTCACCTCCGGGAGCATCAAAAAGGGACCTTTACCTATCCTCCAACAAAGGGATGGGGGCAGAGTAGAGAAGGATGAAATGACAGGGGTGCCCTACCTCCACGATGAGCCAATAGTCCAACAAGGGTGTCCACTCACCGCTGGGCACCCTCAGGTCGATCTTGTTGCAGAAGTCAGTGTAGCAGCAGTGCGTGTTGCGCAGATCCTCGGAGCTCAGGCAGTAGAAGGGCTTCCCAGCGGGGACCAGCTCCACTTTGGGGATGCAGGTGCGCACGTGGTGCTCCACCCCGTCCAGGTTGAAGATGGAAACCATGCAGGCCCC includes the following:
- the ACVR1B gene encoding activin receptor type-1B isoform X2 codes for the protein MAESAGASSFFPLVVLLLAGSGGSGPRGIQALLCACTSCSQANYTCETDGACMVSIFNLDGVEHHVRTCIPKVELVPAGKPFYCLSSEDLRNTHCCYTDFCNKIDLRVPSGEWTPLLDYWLIVERVYHNRQRLDMEDPSCEMCLSKDKTLQDLVYDLSTSGSGSGLPLFVQRTVARTIVLQEIIGKGRFGEVWRGRWRGGDVAVKIFSSREERSWFREAEIYQTVMLRHENILGFIAADNKDNGTWTQLWLVSDYHEHGSLFDYLNRYTVTIEGMIKLALSAASGLAHLHMEIVGTQGKPGIAHRDLKSKNILVKKNGMCAIADLGLAVRHDAVTDTIDIAPNQRVGTKRYMAPEVLDETINMKHFDSFKCADIYALGLVYWEIARRCNSGGAAGDGEDDAGVLVRQRRSPPDRAAHQEDPLPAQRAGGREDLAAPPHTLPGSGTYSRAAVLSVRWRPTSRFCPALCGQEPGPQEGQSPGDSLTPTLGLRHRHLLYLPPSGTEPLRANGVENSVPQPGPAVAGSSAKPGAPGKKPGLVTGGLGGPGRSERGPC